A stretch of DNA from Phalacrocorax carbo chromosome 16, bPhaCar2.1, whole genome shotgun sequence:
CATGCTGACCCTCGCCAGCCCTGGGGACATCACAGGCCCTGAGCGGGGCTGGCACTGTCCCACCACAGGGCATAAGGTGACACAAAgcgctccccagccctggcttctgctgtgcctcagtttcccaatTGCCAGGGAAGGGGGGCTGCTCGGGGTCTGGGGGAATCAGTGccttgctggggctggggacctGAACCCCCCTGTGGCTCTGGCCACCTTCTTGGTGCCTTCCCCCCTCGCGGCTCAGAGATCCCtcccagggagcagggagggagctgggccCCTCACCGTCCTCGTGGCTTTCTCTGTcgttcttcctcttccccctttttctCAGGTCAGCCTCAATAAAGGTGGTTTTTCCTATGCGGTGCTGTTGCAGGCAGCCCCTGATGGGGAGGGGGTACCCAGCCGTGCCACCAGCTGCTCCTCCATCCCTGGCCATGTCACGGCCAAGGGCTTCTGCCACAGTGCCGGCAGGCTCAGTCCCACGTCCTACTCCTGGGGAGCAGCGGGGAGCAAGGtggggctcagggcagggacCTCAGCACCCCTCAGCCCCAACCCCTGCTGCCCATCGCCCTGTGGCAACATGCACCAGTGCCAGGCACACAGATGGGGCCGCTGGGCCCAGGGCAGACAGCCtcggcagggcaggcagcgtgGGACCGGCAGCCCACAGGCAGATGGGCTGCCAGGCGGGAAGTGGCACGGCACGGAGGACATGCCAAGGTCGGAAGCGGTTTCTCCTGCTCAGATTGCCTTTCCCCTCTGCAGTGATTTCTCCTGCTGGGCAGGAAGCCTGTGGCCATGGATGGCAGTGCCATGAATTATTCAGGGGATGAAATGGCTCCGTGGGGGCAGGTGGGTAACCTGGTCTCCTTGAGCTGGAGCCGGGCTGGCgacagcagggctgcaggcacaaGGGCTGTGTGTGGCCGTGGTGCCCGCATGAGGGATGCATGAGCAAAAGTTTGGCACGTGCCATGTCCCAGCCTTGCCCTTGCCAGCCGGCACGTGCCCACGCTCCTGGCTGCAGGGACACTGCAGGGCAGGCACAGCCCCAAAGGCTGGGGACAGCCATGGGAGCCGGCTCTTTGCAGCACAATCCAGCCGTGCCCACACTGCGTCACCTGTGTTTACCTGGTGCCACCTGGCAGCGGGGACGTCTccaggcagcaccaggcacTTGAGGTCCCCAGGGCTGCCACCACAGCAGCGTGCCCTCCTCACCACTgctggcatggcacagcacggCACTGCACCATGCTGCAGGGCCCCTGAGCTAggctgagctgggctgctgcagcagctgcccccagcccatGCGTGGGACACTGCAGTCCCCAGCCACAGTACAGCAGAGTCCTGCCTTCCTGGGGTGCAAGGAAAGGGGTGACACCCCCAGGGACAGCAGAGTCACCTGAAAAATGAGGGCAAAGACCGTCCCCATTCAGCTCTGGCAGGGGACAGCACAGCTGCCGGTGGCTCCGCTCCCCGTGTCTGGCCCCAGCCCCTCCGGAAGCCTGGGATCCCACCGGCTGCCGTCAGCACCGGCCGCAGAGCCGGGGCCGGCCCTGCTCCAACAGGCAATGCTTTGTGCAGGCACCGCGGCACGGGGCCGCTGAACAGCACTGCCTTTGTCCCATGCAGGTGAAGCTGCCGTGCTGGCCCCGTGGGCAGACgtgggctgtgctgtgccgGGAGCAGCCCCTGGGCCCGCCCCGCCGAGGGCCAGGAGCTGGGGGCCTCAGTCCCGACGCGGTGTGTGCCAGGTCTGGATCGCGTGGGGCATCacggctgtgctgggcagcacgGGGTTGGTGTGGAAATATccctggcagcagggaaggCACCACAGTCACTGTGATGGTGcagtgaaaagccaaaatcaggcaTCAGTGACCTGGGGTGTTTGCcggggacaggcagggatgTGGGCAGTGCCAGGCTGGGTGGCAATGCTGAGGGGAGGGGTGAGCATGGCTGCAGACTaagggcttacacagagtcccTGAGTGGTGACAACAGAGGAAAGTGACACCGTGCAGGTAAGTCCTGTGGGATGCTCCATGTCCCCAGGGGTCGGCTCACTCTCCTCCAACTGGGAGCTAAGGTGGGAGCCAGAGTGGTCATGGCCAGGCACTGGGGTCTCTCTCGAGGCTCAGCAACAGGCGTCCTGCCCCTAACCAGAGCCCTGCCAGGGCCAGCCCACAGTGACAGGGACGACACGCCCACGGCAAGCCGGGGCCGCCATCTGCCGGCACGCTGCCCGGCACAGCCGCACACACACCGGCACGGCAATGACCCTTCCCAGCCGCCGCGCAGGAAGGAAGCTGGGCAGCTCAGGGAGGCACAGACGTGCTCACACCATCAGAACTCAATGGTACTTTTACTACAAGCAGGTCCGTGGCACCACAGGGGTCCCAGCTCTGGCACTGAGGCCGTGGGGTGCCCCGAGCTGGGGtacagggctgtggggagccccAGGGCTTGGCAATGGCAACAGAAGAGCAGGGTCAGGACAACTGTCCCACTCGAGTCCCAGAGTCCCATGCTGCCTGAATGCTGCCTACACACTCTCGCTGGGACCAGGGAAGCCCAGCTTCTCCAGGCAAGGCTCAGCGGGGGACCCTGCATCCGGCCTGGGCACTGCCCCGCTCTGCCTCCCGCTGCTGCTGTTTGCGCCTCTGGATGTCCCTGTAGGCCTGGATGACACgtgctctctcctcctccacGATGCGCTGGCGAGCCATCGACACCGGTGCTGCCGGGGACACCTGGGACACCTGGCTCTGGCCCAGGCAAGACGTCAGGAGGAGCTGCTTCCGTCCAGCCTGCAGGCAGAAATGGGACAGGTCAGGAAGGATGAAGGATGAAAAACCCAGGACTAAGCTCTGAGGAACTGTCACCAGGAGGCTGAGGTCACTGCTGACCTTCCAGGCCTGATTTCCAGCCCAAAGGTGACACGAACTGGGTCCAACCCAGATCTGCAGGTATCAGAGGGCACGGCCGAGGGGCGGGAGGCATCACTCCCCAGCAGCTCACCTGCTCTGTGGGGACCCGGCCCCTGGGCCGCGAAGTGATCATGGGCGGCTGCGTAACTACTTCACCGAACGCCACCGTGTCtaagagagagaagcaggaggTGGCATCAGGCAGGAGCTTCCCAGGACATGCAGCTCCAGCTCGGTCCCACCTCTCCACACGCTGCCAGGGCACGGGGTCACTCCAGCCACCGTGCTGCACCAGACCCACCTTGGAACAGGCTCTTCTCCAGCATggcctctttcttctcctcctttttcttccgcaatttttccagcttctttttctgaaacctGAAGAGCTGCGTTACGACAGGACTCATGACCAGACAGGGAGCAAATGAGTTCCTACCCCACAGGATCCCCCCAAAACATGGGGCCCCACAGCTCTCCCCCCAGCTCCAACCCAGCAGCAGGAAAGTGAAGAAGGTCTGTGGCTGCTTCCAGAGATTTGGCCCTGTGGAGACGAGGCCCACAACCCTCCACCCACATCCTGAGTCGCTGCTGGATGCTGGACCTGCGCTGCAGCACTGGCGAAGCACCCACCAGACACCCAGCATCAGTCTGGGGCACAGGCCTGGGCTGACCCCGTCCAGCCCCGGCAGCCACGCTGGCCTTGCTCTcactctttcttcctcttggaCTTCTCTGGTGCCGTCGCCTCCTTCTCAGGCTCCCGCTGCAGCTGATTCTTGGTGAGGAACAGGACACGCTGCACCTCCTGCTCCATGCGGCAGATGTAGGAACGCTCCGACTCGCCCTTCCCCCTCCTGAACTTGGGCACAGGGACATCTCCTGGGGCCTTGGGGCCCTTTGActtgggctgctgctgcttcttctctaGGAGAGACGGGTGACATTACTACAGCAGTGACAATCTGGGGGTTCCCTCCCACTGGCAGGGCAAGGATGGGACATCACTGGCGGGGGCACGACGCCCCACTGCAGGAtccagctgcctccagctgcactgcagcacCGCGGGGTGCACACGGGCTCCTCGGCCAGGCCCCGAGCACCCCTGCCCAGGCCAGCTCCGTGCCC
This window harbors:
- the CCDC137 gene encoding coiled-coil domain-containing protein 137, with translation MGRGPGPGPGPGRGKRQRPGPGRGRGQGQGPASGRGPAAPHRGRKEKMDNMKPKHPDEQEIPFRLRELMRSREAMKRPNPGKRRAAEKKQQQPKSKGPKAPGDVPVPKFRRGKGESERSYICRMEQEVQRVLFLTKNQLQREPEKEATAPEKSKRKKEFQKKKLEKLRKKKEEKKEAMLEKSLFQDTVAFGEVVTQPPMITSRPRGRVPTEQAGRKQLLLTSCLGQSQVSQVSPAAPVSMARQRIVEEERARVIQAYRDIQRRKQQQREAERGSAQAGCRVPR